The Lentzea guizhouensis genome contains a region encoding:
- a CDS encoding cytochrome P450, with protein sequence MTTTQIDLGGTDLFANGDPIEAYKWLRHNAPVYWNPTADGGFWALTKYDDVAEAYLNTEVYSSSKGTMLGGSYRSETDTASGQMLIATDPPRHQHLRKSVHNAGFNPLKMDKAREGVTATVNAALDKMVADGGGDWAVDISLALPTGVLLGTMELPLDKASMLQRLTRTMIGFRDSEYRGDATAAQTLIRAQVDIFEFFYDLIQERRENPGDDLISLLTKAEINGEPMSESEILYNCMNVAVGGNETTAHTSSYSIMTFLDHPDAYERLLAHPELLPTAMEELFRWTATNTYVQRHVTRDIVIRGQEVKEGDAVTLWNSSANRDEDVFPDADVFDIARNPNKHLTFGLGRHHCIGAVVARLEMELLLGEMVKRGLRFRLAGEVEKLHSNFALGIRHLPLEVWAS encoded by the coding sequence GTGACGACGACGCAGATCGACCTCGGCGGCACCGACCTGTTCGCCAACGGTGACCCGATCGAGGCGTACAAGTGGTTGCGGCACAACGCACCCGTCTACTGGAACCCGACGGCCGACGGCGGTTTCTGGGCGCTGACCAAGTACGACGACGTGGCAGAGGCCTACCTGAACACCGAGGTCTACAGCTCGTCCAAGGGCACCATGCTCGGCGGCTCGTACCGCAGCGAGACGGACACGGCGAGCGGGCAGATGCTGATCGCCACCGACCCGCCGCGCCACCAGCACCTGCGCAAGTCGGTGCACAATGCGGGCTTCAACCCGCTGAAGATGGACAAGGCCCGCGAGGGTGTCACGGCGACCGTCAACGCGGCACTGGACAAGATGGTCGCGGACGGCGGTGGTGACTGGGCCGTCGACATCTCGCTGGCGCTGCCCACGGGCGTGCTGCTCGGCACGATGGAGCTGCCCCTGGACAAGGCGTCCATGCTGCAGCGCCTGACCCGCACGATGATCGGGTTCCGCGACAGCGAGTACCGCGGTGACGCGACGGCGGCGCAGACGCTGATCCGGGCCCAGGTCGACATCTTCGAGTTCTTCTACGACCTCATCCAGGAACGCCGGGAGAACCCCGGCGACGACCTGATCAGCCTGCTCACCAAGGCCGAGATCAACGGCGAGCCGATGAGCGAGTCGGAGATCCTCTACAACTGCATGAACGTCGCGGTCGGCGGCAACGAGACCACCGCGCACACCTCGTCGTACAGCATCATGACGTTCCTCGACCACCCCGACGCCTACGAGCGGTTGCTCGCGCACCCGGAGCTGCTGCCCACGGCGATGGAGGAGCTGTTCCGCTGGACCGCGACGAACACGTACGTGCAGCGGCACGTCACGCGCGACATCGTGATCCGCGGCCAGGAGGTCAAGGAGGGCGACGCGGTCACCCTGTGGAACTCCTCCGCCAACCGCGACGAGGACGTGTTCCCCGACGCGGACGTGTTCGACATCGCCCGCAACCCGAACAAGCACCTCACGTTCGGGCTCGGCCGGCACCACTGCATCGGCGCGGTGGTGGCAAGGCTGGAGATGGAGCTGCTGCTCGGCGAGATGGTCAAGCGCGGCCTGCGGTTCCGGCTCGCGGGTGAGGTCGAGAAGTTGCACTCCAACTTCGCCCTCGGCATCCGGCACCTCCCGCTCGAGGTCTGGGCGTCGTGA
- a CDS encoding CGNR zinc finger domain-containing protein has protein sequence MRFGDYTDPVVTLAEDVVNSYRHSVGVDDLSPALLTSLARARGWQGADATSADVSAVRSLRDPLRSVFETHSVFAANALVASSGLVPELVAHDGLPWHLHLSGAGVALPAWVAGQAAFGLLSVIEMGGVSRLHRCAGPDCFAVFVDLSRNQSRVFCSPAVCGNRVHVKAHRARKAIGPRSRGSA, from the coding sequence ATGCGGTTCGGTGATTACACGGATCCGGTGGTGACGCTGGCCGAGGACGTGGTGAACTCGTACCGGCACAGCGTGGGCGTGGACGACCTGTCACCTGCGCTTTTGACGTCTTTGGCGCGCGCCCGAGGCTGGCAGGGCGCTGACGCTACCTCCGCGGATGTGTCCGCGGTTCGTTCGTTGCGAGACCCGTTGCGGTCGGTGTTCGAGACGCACTCGGTGTTCGCGGCGAACGCGCTGGTGGCCTCGTCGGGGCTGGTGCCGGAGTTGGTCGCCCATGACGGGCTGCCGTGGCACCTGCACCTGTCGGGGGCCGGGGTGGCGTTGCCGGCGTGGGTGGCCGGGCAAGCTGCTTTCGGGCTGCTGTCGGTGATCGAGATGGGTGGGGTGTCGCGGTTGCACCGGTGTGCGGGGCCGGACTGCTTCGCGGTGTTCGTGGACCTGTCGCGGAACCAGTCGCGGGTGTTCTGCAGTCCGGCGGTGTGCGGGAACCGGGTGCACGTGAAGGCGCACCGGGCCCGGAAGGCTATTGGCCCACGTAGTCGGGGTTCGGCCTGA
- a CDS encoding ABC transporter substrate-binding protein/permease, with amino-acid sequence MRHVLKGAVLFLLLLATTATPVSASQEQTVVRVGTEGTYPPFSFHEPGSPELTGYDIEVVKAIAAKAGWRVEFVETQWDAIFPALDASRIDVIANQVSRNQERDAKYGLSDTYTYSRGVVVRRKGDDRIKTLADLSGKTTAQSSTSNWAKVAKDAGADVEAVEGFAQAAALLTQGRVDAIVNDNIAVLDYLASTGSTDVEIAGNAEDEVSEQVLAFRKGDEQLKAQANQAIQALKADGTLNTISQKYFKANVSVPDGGTADLSQGRGPRSTWEVVRSTAWPMFVGLVKVTVPLTALSFAIGLALALLVALARISSYKVLSGLARAFISVIRGTPLLLQLFIVFYGLPQVGLKFPPFTAAVIAFSLNVAGYAAEVIRSAILAVPKGQFEAAQTIGLNYPQTLRRIILPQAARTAVPPLSNTLLSLLKDTSLGSVVLLTELFRESQLAAAESNEFLVLYSFAGLYYWVVCVALSGAQKRLENRLSRYVIA; translated from the coding sequence ATGCGACACGTGCTCAAGGGCGCGGTGCTGTTCCTCCTGCTGCTGGCAACCACAGCAACGCCGGTGAGTGCGAGCCAAGAACAGACCGTGGTCCGCGTCGGTACCGAGGGAACATATCCGCCGTTCTCCTTCCACGAACCCGGCTCGCCGGAGCTGACCGGGTACGACATCGAGGTCGTGAAGGCGATCGCCGCCAAGGCCGGGTGGCGGGTGGAGTTCGTGGAGACGCAGTGGGATGCGATCTTCCCGGCGCTGGACGCGAGCCGGATCGACGTCATCGCCAACCAGGTGTCGCGCAACCAGGAGCGGGACGCGAAGTACGGGTTGTCGGACACCTACACGTACTCGCGCGGGGTGGTCGTGCGCCGCAAGGGTGACGACCGGATCAAGACGCTCGCCGACCTCAGTGGCAAGACGACCGCGCAGTCGAGCACCAGCAACTGGGCGAAGGTGGCGAAGGACGCCGGGGCGGACGTCGAGGCGGTCGAGGGGTTCGCGCAGGCCGCCGCTCTCCTCACCCAGGGGCGGGTCGACGCGATCGTCAACGACAACATCGCGGTGCTGGACTACCTGGCGAGCACCGGCAGCACCGACGTCGAGATCGCGGGCAACGCCGAGGACGAGGTCAGTGAGCAGGTGCTGGCGTTCCGCAAGGGCGACGAGCAGCTCAAGGCGCAGGCGAACCAGGCGATCCAGGCGTTGAAGGCCGACGGGACTCTCAACACGATCTCGCAGAAGTACTTCAAGGCCAACGTGTCGGTGCCGGACGGCGGCACCGCCGACCTGAGCCAGGGACGTGGGCCGCGCAGCACCTGGGAGGTGGTGCGGAGCACGGCGTGGCCGATGTTCGTGGGGCTGGTGAAGGTCACCGTTCCGCTGACGGCGTTGAGCTTCGCCATCGGGCTCGCGCTCGCCCTGCTCGTCGCGCTCGCCCGGATCTCCAGCTACAAGGTGCTGAGCGGGCTGGCGCGGGCGTTCATCTCGGTCATCCGCGGCACGCCGTTGCTGCTGCAGCTGTTCATCGTGTTCTACGGGTTGCCGCAGGTGGGGCTGAAGTTCCCGCCGTTCACCGCGGCGGTGATCGCGTTCAGCCTCAACGTCGCCGGGTACGCGGCCGAGGTGATCAGGTCGGCGATCCTGGCGGTGCCGAAGGGGCAGTTCGAGGCCGCGCAGACGATCGGGTTGAACTACCCGCAGACGCTGCGCAGGATCATCCTGCCGCAGGCGGCGAGGACCGCGGTGCCACCGTTGTCGAACACGCTGCTGTCGCTGCTGAAGGACACGTCGCTCGGCTCGGTGGTGCTGCTGACGGAGCTCTTCCGCGAGTCGCAGCTGGCCGCGGCGGAGAGCAACGAGTTCCTCGTGCTGTACTCGTTCGCCGGTCTCTACTACTGGGTGGTGTGCGTGGCGCTGTCCGGTGCCCAGAAACGTCTCGAAAACCGACTGAGCAGGTACGTGATCGCATGA
- a CDS encoding AzlD domain-containing protein yields MNEVWWVVIILGVITIVVKAAGPVALGSWKPSEKAKQVLMLVSPVVLSALIAVQIFTSGHEFQLDERAAGLGAALVALLLKAPLLVVVLVAVAATAATRALV; encoded by the coding sequence ATGAACGAAGTGTGGTGGGTCGTCATCATCCTCGGCGTGATCACGATCGTCGTGAAGGCGGCCGGGCCGGTGGCGCTCGGCAGCTGGAAACCGTCCGAGAAAGCCAAACAGGTGCTCATGCTCGTGTCACCAGTTGTGCTGTCCGCACTCATAGCCGTGCAGATCTTCACCAGCGGCCACGAGTTCCAGCTCGACGAGCGGGCGGCTGGGCTGGGAGCGGCACTGGTAGCGCTGCTCCTGAAGGCGCCGCTGCTGGTCGTCGTGCTGGTGGCGGTCGCGGCCACGGCGGCGACCAGGGCACTCGTCTGA
- a CDS encoding AzlC family ABC transporter permease has translation MRLQAIAPVATAAFLFGISFGAVATTAGFGIESALVMSATTFGGAAQVGSAAVLAAGGGAVSAILAGVLLNLRYLPMGVTASTAYKGPWYSRAAQAQLLGDETWALSRTPDGGHDARLLLQAGAAVYVVWLAGTAIGVFAFKNVSVEAWGLDMVSPAIFFALLWNQLDSPKTRIAALTAVATALILVPFTPAGVPIAVASLVCLMGLVK, from the coding sequence ATGAGACTGCAGGCCATCGCTCCGGTGGCCACGGCCGCGTTCCTGTTCGGGATCTCCTTCGGCGCCGTGGCGACGACGGCCGGGTTCGGCATCGAGTCCGCGCTGGTCATGTCGGCGACCACGTTCGGCGGGGCGGCACAGGTCGGCAGTGCGGCGGTGCTGGCGGCGGGCGGCGGGGCGGTCAGCGCCATCCTCGCCGGCGTGCTGCTCAACCTCCGGTACCTGCCCATGGGCGTCACGGCGTCCACGGCCTACAAAGGGCCCTGGTACTCCAGAGCGGCACAGGCCCAACTGCTCGGCGACGAGACCTGGGCGTTGAGCCGGACGCCCGACGGCGGGCACGACGCGAGGCTGCTCCTGCAGGCCGGAGCGGCGGTCTACGTCGTGTGGCTCGCGGGCACGGCGATCGGGGTGTTCGCGTTCAAGAACGTCAGCGTGGAGGCGTGGGGGCTCGACATGGTCAGCCCGGCGATCTTCTTCGCCCTGCTGTGGAACCAGCTCGACTCGCCCAAGACCCGCATCGCGGCACTGACAGCCGTTGCCACAGCGCTCATCCTCGTGCCGTTCACCCCGGCCGGCGTGCCGATCGCGGTCGCCAGCCTCGTTTGCTTGATGGGACTCGTGAAATGA
- a CDS encoding PIN-like domain-containing protein, whose protein sequence is MIHYAGSLVSVRSPAVTGGIFEGFEDYRTATEDDYKDTLTSGMVVFDANVLLNLYRFNSTTRADLIKVMQSLGDSLWIPHQVMREFWRNRESVIDQLGETPKESLTKLDKARQDAEEAVRAWSNRIYLPEGERDGLLTRLNGAFQAVRHTISEQAAANAHPHDTNADEIVAALGSIVAGRTGAALSPEDHDAAVVEAERRIAAKEPPGYQDKDKPDAEGRAGDYLVWKQVLLEAERQPRDVLLVTSDGKDDWWRRTKGQLRGPRLELMAEFRRCTGHRLFMITASELIRRADSLTDVHVNPESAEDIERVETTNAEPIPVDVAKGVVAEIYRRLANEHDSLLPSRKEYRVFSEWIEDPLIGGVLLDYMPAEQAREWIKETELHHNLDALDGRGPYAHLVPRRYQTVDEIVVAACGPDWHQLPDSKGVVPNHCYATNGTDIRSVCWGRESPFDELLAIASRVQDPAHVRPVIMVLQHAPLSDPEYYASVASKAGFDLAHQQLELRPNPDYVGQ, encoded by the coding sequence TTGATCCACTATGCGGGAAGCCTCGTCTCGGTACGATCCCCGGCCGTGACGGGTGGGATCTTCGAGGGCTTCGAGGACTACAGGACAGCGACCGAGGACGACTACAAGGACACGCTGACCAGCGGCATGGTCGTGTTCGACGCCAACGTGCTGTTGAACCTCTACCGCTTCAACAGCACCACCCGCGCCGACCTCATCAAGGTCATGCAGTCCCTCGGCGACAGCCTCTGGATCCCGCACCAGGTCATGCGCGAGTTCTGGCGCAACCGGGAATCGGTCATCGACCAGTTGGGTGAGACGCCCAAGGAGTCGCTGACCAAGCTCGACAAGGCCAGGCAGGACGCCGAGGAGGCGGTGCGGGCGTGGAGCAACCGAATCTACCTGCCGGAGGGTGAACGGGACGGGTTGCTGACGCGGTTGAACGGGGCGTTTCAGGCTGTTCGGCACACGATCAGCGAGCAGGCCGCGGCCAATGCGCACCCGCACGACACGAACGCCGACGAGATCGTGGCGGCCCTGGGTTCGATCGTGGCAGGTCGGACGGGTGCGGCGCTGTCGCCGGAGGACCACGACGCAGCAGTGGTCGAGGCAGAGCGCCGCATCGCAGCGAAGGAACCGCCTGGTTACCAGGACAAGGACAAGCCCGACGCGGAGGGGCGTGCAGGCGACTACCTGGTCTGGAAACAGGTGCTGTTGGAGGCCGAGCGGCAACCCCGTGACGTGCTGCTGGTGACAAGTGACGGGAAGGACGACTGGTGGCGGCGCACGAAGGGGCAGTTGCGCGGGCCGCGACTGGAGTTGATGGCGGAGTTCCGCCGGTGCACCGGACACCGGCTGTTCATGATCACTGCGTCAGAGCTCATCAGGAGGGCTGACTCGCTGACGGACGTGCACGTCAACCCGGAGTCGGCCGAGGACATCGAGCGCGTCGAGACCACGAACGCGGAGCCGATACCGGTTGATGTGGCGAAGGGTGTTGTAGCGGAGATCTACCGAAGACTCGCGAACGAGCACGACTCGTTGCTGCCCTCGCGGAAGGAGTACCGGGTGTTCAGCGAGTGGATCGAGGACCCGCTGATCGGCGGCGTGCTGCTGGACTACATGCCCGCTGAGCAAGCTCGCGAGTGGATCAAGGAGACGGAACTCCACCACAACCTGGACGCGCTCGACGGAAGAGGGCCCTACGCACATCTGGTTCCGCGTCGATATCAGACTGTCGACGAGATCGTCGTCGCCGCCTGCGGTCCAGATTGGCATCAGCTACCCGACAGCAAGGGAGTGGTGCCGAACCACTGTTACGCGACCAACGGCACGGACATCCGGTCCGTTTGCTGGGGCCGAGAAAGTCCTTTCGACGAACTACTGGCTATCGCCTCACGTGTACAAGACCCAGCGCACGTAAGACCAGTGATCATGGTTCTACAACACGCGCCGCTGTCAGACCCCGAGTACTACGCATCGGTGGCGAGCAAGGCAGGCTTCGATCTCGCTCATCAGCAACTGGAGCTCAGGCCGAACCCCGACTACGTGGGCCAATAG
- a CDS encoding non-ribosomal peptide synthetase yields the protein MDSTLTLPELFAASRARHGDRPAVSDDDTTLTYADLDERSDVLANLLAGKGVQPGDNVGVLLDRGVPVVVAMLAVAKAGGAYLSIDANYPAQRRDVMLRDGEVRLVITRPGVKLPQDVEAVEWTPDRTGEATPVAARPIPEDPACVLYTSGSTGEPKGIVFEHRNIAALAVNPSLPKLTHEDKVGQISSVSFDGITLEVWSALAVGAEVVVLPRMGSLLPTDLQRELKRRKVSMMLVPATVLNEVCRVDRNTFASLKHLCSGGDVILPATCRAILGGKFKGDFYNLYGPSEITTAATAFQITEVPDDTGAIPIGTAIDGYETYVVDENMQPVPRGEAGELLVGGIGVARGYLGPASLTADRFVPSPFGAPGTRVYTTGDRVRENEQGQLEFLGRLDGQFKIRGHRVEPAEVEQGIFAHPQVRQAAVLVEEFDGDRRLAAFVVPASDDLSTVELKEFVTTKLPPHMVPASFTVIQQMPLTSNGKRDRDALAELRSRAVQRIARRVEPETDTERWLVALWERLLNIEDVGAEDDFFELGGHSLLAFRARSAIAREFGIKVDAGLLFEHSTLRGLARVIEESK from the coding sequence ATGGACTCCACCCTCACTCTGCCCGAGCTCTTCGCGGCCAGCCGCGCTCGCCACGGCGACCGGCCCGCGGTGAGCGACGACGACACCACCCTCACCTACGCCGATCTTGACGAGCGCTCGGACGTGCTGGCGAACCTGTTGGCCGGCAAGGGGGTCCAGCCCGGCGACAACGTCGGCGTCCTGCTCGACCGGGGCGTGCCGGTCGTGGTCGCCATGCTGGCGGTCGCGAAGGCCGGCGGCGCGTACCTGTCGATCGACGCGAACTACCCGGCGCAGCGGCGGGACGTCATGCTGCGGGACGGCGAGGTCCGCCTCGTCATCACCCGGCCGGGCGTCAAGCTGCCCCAGGACGTCGAGGCGGTCGAGTGGACGCCCGACCGGACCGGGGAGGCGACGCCGGTCGCCGCGCGGCCGATCCCCGAGGACCCGGCGTGCGTGCTGTACACGTCCGGTTCGACCGGTGAGCCCAAGGGGATCGTGTTCGAGCACCGCAACATCGCGGCGCTCGCGGTCAACCCGAGCCTGCCCAAGCTCACCCACGAGGACAAGGTCGGGCAGATCTCCAGCGTGTCCTTCGACGGCATCACGCTGGAGGTGTGGTCGGCGCTCGCGGTCGGCGCCGAGGTCGTCGTGCTGCCGCGGATGGGCTCGCTGCTGCCGACCGACCTGCAACGGGAGCTGAAGCGCCGCAAGGTGTCCATGATGCTGGTGCCGGCGACCGTGCTGAACGAGGTGTGCCGGGTCGACCGCAACACGTTCGCCTCGCTCAAGCACCTGTGCAGCGGCGGTGACGTGATCCTGCCCGCGACCTGCCGGGCGATCCTGGGCGGCAAGTTCAAGGGCGACTTCTACAACCTCTACGGGCCCAGCGAGATCACGACGGCGGCGACGGCGTTCCAGATCACCGAGGTGCCCGACGACACCGGCGCCATCCCGATCGGCACCGCGATCGACGGCTACGAGACCTACGTGGTCGACGAGAACATGCAGCCCGTCCCGCGCGGTGAGGCCGGCGAGCTGCTGGTCGGCGGCATCGGTGTGGCCAGGGGTTACCTCGGGCCGGCGAGCCTGACCGCGGACCGGTTCGTGCCCAGCCCGTTCGGCGCGCCCGGCACCCGCGTCTACACGACCGGCGACCGGGTCAGGGAGAACGAGCAGGGTCAGCTCGAGTTCCTGGGCAGGCTCGACGGGCAGTTCAAGATCCGCGGCCACCGGGTCGAGCCGGCCGAGGTGGAGCAGGGGATCTTCGCGCACCCGCAGGTGCGGCAGGCGGCGGTGCTGGTCGAGGAGTTCGACGGCGACCGCAGGCTGGCGGCGTTCGTGGTGCCCGCGAGCGACGACCTGTCCACTGTGGAGCTCAAGGAGTTCGTCACCACCAAGCTGCCGCCGCACATGGTGCCGGCGTCGTTCACGGTGATCCAGCAGATGCCGCTCACCTCGAACGGCAAGCGGGACCGCGACGCGCTGGCCGAGCTGCGCAGCCGTGCGGTGCAGCGGATCGCCCGCCGGGTCGAGCCGGAGACCGACACCGAACGGTGGCTGGTCGCGTTGTGGGAGCGGCTGCTCAACATCGAGGACGTGGGTGCCGAGGACGACTTCTTCGAGCTGGGTGGGCATTCGCTGCTCGCCTTCCGCGCCCGCAGCGCGATCGCGCGCGAGTTCGGCATCAAGGTCGATGCCGGTCTCCTGTTCGAACACAGCACCCTGCGCGGCCTGGCCCGCGTGATCGAGGAGAGCAAGTGA